The Ensifer adhaerens genome contains a region encoding:
- a CDS encoding IS3 family transposase (programmed frameshift) gives MSNEFRQVDLMIGDVRRRRWTTERKLQIIEESYAPGETVSSAARRHGVAPNLLYRWRRLLSEGGAVAVDSDEPVIGNSEVKKLEDRVRELERILGRKTLENEILREALSKAQFKKTDIAADIVAEGRFPMKAVAEALHVSRSNLSERLKGKSKPRGPYLKADDAELLPAIRKLVDARPTYGYRRIAALLNRQRRAADQPVVNRKRVHRIMANHAMILEKHTAVRKGRVHDGKVMVMRSNLRWCSDGLEFTCWNGEVVRLAFIIDAFDREIISWAAVANAGISGSDVRDMMLEAVEKRFGGTRAPHAIEHLSDNGSAYTARETRLFAQALNLVPCFTPVASPQSNGMSEAFVKTLKRDYIRISPIPDADTALRNIDGWIEDYNEIHPHSALKMASPREFIKALSQ, from the exons ATGTCTAACGAGTTTCGACAGGTTGACCTGATGATCGGTGACGTCCGGCGGCGGCGCTGGACAACGGAACGCAAACTGCAGATCATCGAGGAGAGCTATGCCCCAGGGGAGACGGTTTCCTCTGCGGCTCGGCGGCATGGAGTTGCGCCAAACCTTCTCTATCGCTGGCGTCGGCTCTTGAGCGAGGGAGGTGCGGTGGCGGTGGACTCCGACGAGCCGGTAATCGGCAATTCTGAGGTGAAGAAGCTGGAAGATCGAGTGCGCGAGCTTGAGCGCATTCTCGGACGCAAGACGCTGGAGAACGAGATTCTTCGCGAAGCCCTTTCCAAAGCCCAGT TCAAAAAAACCGATATCGCGGCCGATATTGTTGCCGAAGGGCGGTTCCCGATGAAGGCGGTGGCGGAGGCCTTACACGTGTCGCGTTCTAATCTCTCCGAACGTCTGAAGGGCAAGTCCAAGCCTCGCGGACCCTACCTCAAAGCGGACGATGCCGAGCTGCTGCCTGCCATTCGCAAGCTGGTGGATGCCAGGCCAACTTATGGCTATCGGCGGATCGCTGCCCTTCTCAACAGGCAGCGGCGGGCCGCCGATCAGCCGGTCGTCAACCGCAAGCGGGTCCACCGCATCATGGCCAACCACGCCATGATCCTTGAGAAGCACACCGCCGTGCGCAAGGGCCGCGTCCACGACGGCAAGGTCATGGTGATGCGGTCGAACCTTCGTTGGTGCTCCGATGGCCTGGAGTTCACCTGCTGGAATGGCGAGGTGGTCCGCCTTGCTTTTATCATCGACGCGTTTGATCGAGAGATCATCTCGTGGGCGGCGGTCGCCAATGCCGGGATCTCCGGTTCTGACGTCCGCGATATGATGTTGGAAGCAGTCGAGAAACGCTTCGGTGGCACGCGTGCCCCACATGCCATCGAACATCTGTCCGATAACGGCAGCGCCTACACAGCAAGGGAAACCAGGCTGTTTGCTCAGGCCCTCAATCTGGTCCCGTGCTTCACGCCGGTCGCCAGCCCTCAATCAAACGGTATGTCGGAGGCTTTCGTCAAAACCCTGAAACGCGACTACATACGTATCTCACCCATTCCCGACGCCGACACA